The following are encoded in a window of Podospora pseudoanserina strain CBS 124.78 chromosome 6, whole genome shotgun sequence genomic DNA:
- a CDS encoding hypothetical protein (COG:S; EggNog:ENOG503P6MJ): MGGQMYNLFGKQVASQYLAMGVLASLFGGVAVATSGGSAAKPTTPGATPPINASSSDEADFIKKFLEQEGSAEKKH, from the exons ATGGGCGGCCAGATGTACAATCTTTTCGGCAAGCAGGTTGCTTCGCAATAC CTCGCCATGGGTgtcctcgcctccctcttcggcGGTGTCGCCGTCGCCACCTCCGGCGGCAGCGCTGCTaagcccaccacccccggtGCTACCCCTCCAATCAAcgcctccagctccgacGAGGCCGACTTCATCAA GAAGTTCCTCGAGCAGGAGGGCTccgccgagaagaagcacTAA
- a CDS encoding hypothetical protein (EggNog:ENOG503P2Q8), with product MIRYHLLYKPPGVPLGLLGAGSASKELRGIWRMDYGTPTKLVVFVIFLLVCLVANLAGPSSAVLMIPQSHTWTVVPPERYTKTRATS from the exons ATGATACGCTACCATTTGCTCTACAAACCGCCGGGTGTTCCACTTGGGCTCCTCGGGGCTGGCTCTGC GTCCAAGGAGTTGCGTGGGATCTGGAGAATGGACTACGGCACGCCAACCAAGCTAGTCGTCTTCGTCATATTCTTGCTCGTCTGTTTAGTAGCCAATCTGGCTGGCCCTTCCAGTGCCGTCCTCATGATCCCGCAGAGCCACACATGGACAGTCGTACCACCCGAAAGATATACGAAAACACGCGCAACATCATGA
- a CDS encoding hypothetical protein (EggNog:ENOG503NZEC; COG:S), which produces MSSPNNPNETTYISMSPAALAARGTDASLVGAHCQYPPCNQLDFLPFKCQSCSQTYCSDHRTEDGHDCSQKGAWATRRRLAEQSKASLGGHKPVRDRDVLYAKPCAEGTCKTTIGTSLVPGVHCNACRRDYCLKHRLEEDHDCKSKPPIGARASALAAQQAAITTKATSALERLKLWGASKKEQYKDSRAAKAAGPSGLNAKGQTKLVAVNTLKKTAKGDAKIPPEKRVYLYVEAENETAKAKIPKGEFFFSQDWVVGRMLDSAAASLQVQNINNRSDKEEDKLRVFHVEGGRILDFGEKLGTALVSGNTVVLLRGVGAPEDLIKV; this is translated from the coding sequence AtgtcctccccaaacaacccaaacgAAACAACCTACATCTCCATGtcccccgccgccctcgcaGCCCGCGGCACTGACGCCTCCCTCGTCGGCGCCCACTGCCAATACCCCCCCTGCAACCAACTCgacttcctccccttcaaatGCCAATCCTGCTCCCAAACCTACTGCTCCGACCACCGCACCGAAGACGGCCACGACTGTTCCCAAAAAGGCGCCTGGGCCACCAGGCGACGCCTAGCCGAACAATCCAAAGCCTCCCTCGGCGGCCACAAACCCGTTCGCGACCGCGATGTCCTATACGCGAAACCCTGCGCAGAAGGGACATGCAAAACAACCATCGGGACAAGTCTCGTTCCCGGTGTTCACTGCAACGCCTGCCGAAGGGACTACTGCCTTAAACACCGCCTAGAAGAAGACCACGACTGCAAatccaaaccccccatcgGTGCGAGAGCGAGTGCCCTAGCAGCTCAACAAGCGGCGATAACAACCAAGGCGACGTCTGCGTTGGAACGATTGAAGTTGTGGGGCGCTTCCAAAAAAGAACAATACAAAGACTCCCGCGCCGCAAAGGCGGCCGGACCATCTGGGCTCAACGCAAAGGGACAGACGAAACTCGTGGCGGTAAACACCCTCAAGAAGACCGCAAAGGGGGACGCAAAGATCCCGCCAGAGAAGAGGGTCTATCTCTATGTCGAGGCGGAGAACGAGActgccaaggccaagattcCAAAGGGGGAGTTCTTCTTCAGTCAGGACTGGGTCGTGGGGCGGATGCTCgactcggcggcggcgagtcTGCAGGTGCAGAATATCAATAACAGGTCCgataaggaggaggataagcTGAGGGTGTTCCatgtggaaggggggaggatactggattttggggagaagttggggaCCGCGTTGGTCAGTGGGAATACGGTTGTTTTGTTGAGAGGGGTGGGGGCGCCCGAGGATTTGATAAAGGTCTGA
- a CDS encoding hypothetical protein (COG:S; EggNog:ENOG503NUWQ) produces the protein MTTDPLSPASVLGSMVEALPTHSKDDTTSDLSSSLDAITLFIHSCFTNLSFRLLGLNEDQKIESECAKLAPRLPPPWNASASSHSFVYAHPQSSMQFVIRIDRLGSKIEVRGLATGDERIARFEITPKDYISNASLPVRITMTPEGNEDRSDLYSKLSNVFISEARITDLVSLLKISIIQRLIPSLQKEGYQEDPAASATRLDPNPRRPQDPPHLPPPAQSNPYPAPDPLANPPPRPIPAGDFPPPDFEDEYEVNRPPRGPLNMPGGNFGGLGHNDLYPPGLGPDDPIRGSFVGPGGLRRPGGRGGFAGGGMHPTFDDPLFQGPRGEGDGSFDGQVPPGARWDPLGPGGQPRFGGGRPGGGRGGSGFGGGFGGFGGDII, from the coding sequence ATGACAACCGACCCCCTCAGCCCAGCCTCAGTGCTAGGCTCCATGGTCGaagccctccccacccactcCAAAGACGACACCACCTCCGacctcagctcctccctcgaTGCCATCACCCTATTCATTCACAGCtgcttcaccaacctctccttccgcctcctcggcctcaacGAAGACCAAAAGATCGAGTCCGAGTGCGCCAAGCTCgcccctcgcctccccccgCCATGGAACgcctccgccagctcccaCAGCTTCGTCTACGCCCACCCCCAATCCTCCATGCAATTCGTCATCCGCATCGACCGCCTCGGCTCCAAGATTGAAGTCCGGGGGTTGGCCACCGGAGACGAACGCATCGCCCGCTTCGAAATCACACCCAAAGATTACATCTCCAACGCCTCACTCCCAGTCCGCATAACCATGACACCCGAAGGCAACGAAGACCGCTCAGACCTCTACTCCAAACTCTCTAACGTCTTCATCTCCGAAGCACGTATAACCGACCTCGTCTCTTTGCTCAAAatctccatcatccaacGGTTGATACCATCCCTCCAAAAAGAGGGCTATCAAGAAGacccagcagcatcagccaCCCGTCTTGATCCTAACCCCCGTAGACCACAAgacccccctcacctccccccaccagcccaaTCAAACCCTTACCCTGCCCCTGACCCGCttgccaaccctcccccaagGCCAATCCCAGCCGGTGACTTCCCGCCACCTGACTTTGAAGACGAATACGAAGTCAACCGACCCCCTCGAGGTCCCCTCAACATGCCTGGTGGGAATTTCGGAGGGCTGGGACATAACGATTTGTACCCTCCCGGCCTGGGACCGGATGATCCCATCAGAGGCAGCTTTGTCGGTCCGGGCGGGCTAAGGAGACCAGGTGGGCGCGGAGGGTTTGCAGGGGGCGGTATGCATCCCACGTTTGACGATCCGTTGTTTCAGGGAccgaggggagagggagatgggagCTTTGACGGGCAGGTTCCGCCTGGGGCGAGGTGGGATCCGCTTGGTCCGGGGGGCCAGCCtaggtttgggggtgggagaccgggtggtggtagggGAGGTagtgggtttggaggggggtttggggggtttgggggtgataTTATTTGA
- a CDS encoding hypothetical protein (COG:S; EggNog:ENOG503NYI4), producing MVWPFSSSSTPSKPDQQTVHNATAETVKKVANTTKDLDPSTKLPEPKKLPAELQKIVDKADKDENFFDELYEGYVPPSTDSNVRYAAYASRFRTILLSAHRYVAYTSDIGESFRPVAHPNWVRAAYGISWAYILGDVSYEGYKAYWHNQRILNPAIELSSHQKKLLGVEATHDGTSPAKLTPGVVPPLEDYRTVMLQRGIFQSLASMGLPAFTIHSVVRYSGRAMKDVKNKTVRTWGPIGLGLAVVPFLPRIFDKPVENAVEWVFHKGFEAYGGEKMVGDAPLIGRERQLSEKPLPSGKEKRE from the exons ATGGTTTGGCCCTTcagctcctcatccaccccctccaaacctgACCAACAAACCGTCCACAATGCTACCGCTGAAACCGTAAAGAAAGTCGCCAACACAACCAAAGACCTTGACCCTAGCACTAAGCTCCCCGAGCCGAAGAAACTCCCCGCTGAGCTCCAAAAAATCGTCGACAAGGCCGACAAAGATGAAAACTTCTTTGACGAGCTTTACGAGGGATA TGTCCCCCCATCAACCGACTCCAACGTCCGCTACGCAGCCTACGCCTCCCGCTTccgcaccatcctcctctccgcccacCGCTACGTAGCCTACACCTCCGACATAGGCGAGTCCTTCCGCCCCGTCGCCCATCCCAACTGGGTCCGCGCAGCATACGGCATCTCCTGGGCATATATCCTTGGAGACGTCTCCTACGAGGGCTACAAAGCCTACTGGCACAACCAACGCAtcctcaaccccgccatcgagCTGTCCTCTCACCAGAAGAAATTACTTGGTGTCGAGGCGACGCATGATGGCACCTCGCCAGCGAAGCTCACGCCAGGTGTTGTCCCGCCGTTGGAGGACTACAGAACTGTCATGCTGCAACGGGGTATCTTCCAGAGCTTGGCGAGTATGGGGTTGCCGGCGTTTACGATCCACTCCGTGGTGAGGTATTCTGGCCGGGCGATGAAGGATGTCAAGAATAAGACTGTCAGGACGTGGGGTCCgattgggttgggtttggctGTGGTGCCGTTCTTGCCGAGGATCTTTGATAAGCCGGTTGAGAATGCGGTTGAGTGGGTGTTCCACAAGGGGTTTGAGGCTTatgggggggagaagatggtgggggatgcGCCGTtgattgggagggagaggcagTTGAGTGAGAAGCCGCTGCCGagtgggaaggagaagagggagtaa
- a CDS encoding hypothetical protein (COG:L; EggNog:ENOG503NW5A): MPPHIPLKRLRSPSPEPPPKKRQSSTTSKKKAIAPPRKPTLFDDLDAGSTPRSSTKTSLLEIEASDDDTSSLTSLSDADFEDVPLDGLGTKRRKLSQPSSTEDEDIEFEDVPTPTAPAPDVAIPSQDLDLTLVRDTRINLAAAMGKKGPSKLERKIRIAAHGVHVQLLLWHNALRNAWCSDEEVMAIMISHLPPRLWEEVDRWRRSSGLEVQGEEPPPKGKTAGKGKGEGKAIEKGREWGAAAKHLEKGAVDMSHGDPLFRLMKVLTSWWKQRFKITAPGLRKQGYMSLERLDRITKAFKQTNGDDQDRFGEKIDGLEGFRKRAQSCAGSRDVGAQLFTALLRGLGIEARLVASLQPLGFGWNKLEEADPEEEEHYLSESNPEKPPVPVTKLPPPKAKKTPAKLPPKTVRSTRHSQKLPPEPSSDLESLSDSSNDLIIPPSPSPPPTSPTKTPKKVYDQDLEYPHYWLEALSPATHKYLPLDPLKPLLATNPDLLSHFEPRGSKADRARQVMAYIIAHSPDGTAKDVTIRYLKGQQLPGRTKGNRLPPEKIPVYDKNGKVKRYEEYDWFKRVMSSYIRGRDPSHPLTEADTLENETDLKPAERVDKVVKEGEETLQYYKQSKEFVLERHLKREEALLPTAKPVKMFVQNKNKKPGAQGEAVYSRRDIVQVKSAETWHKQGRAPKQGEAPLKKVPYRAATTNRRREIAEAELATGAKVLQGLYSHAQTDWIIPPPIQDGKIPKNEYGNIDLFVPTMCPEGAVHVPLRGAGRVARRLGIDYAEAVVDFEFGHRMAVPVIQGVVVAEEFYEKMVEELERDEAERRRKEDEKRRKRALGMWRRMLMGLRIVERLEGQYGNVKEGEQEGGAGQIGGDVHMAGEGAGGFEAEEDQMAGGFLPEGHEADDLGGGGFFAEGQEEDEQHGRTTSGYFPTVHSDDDDDDGEDVLEIDHGDMSGVLSEAVSPKPASLSPSPTPEIEETKAPPRRSARRKAPVKPKAAAAGGKRGRRRRNVASTSSEEEEIEEGYEVFDSGED, encoded by the coding sequence ATGCCACCACACATCCCCCTCAAACGACTCcgctctccctcccctgaaccaccacccaaaaagCGGCAGtcttcaacaacttcaaAGAAGAAAGCCATCGCCCCCCCCCGTAAACCAACCCTCTTCGACGACCTCGACGCCGGCTCCACCCCCCGTTCCTCAACTAagacctccctcctcgaaatTGAAGCTAGCGATGACGACACCAGCTCCTTGACGTCCCTCTCCGACGCCGATTTCGAGGACGTCCCGCTGGATGGTCTTGGCACAAAACGTCGAAAACTCTCCCAACCCTCCTCTACAGAAGATGAAGATATCGAATTCGAAGATGTCCCCACGCCTACTGCGCCAGCTCCCGATGTTGCTATCCCCAGTCAGGACCTCGATCTGACGTTGGTACGGGATACCAGAATCAATCTCGCTGCCGcgatggggaagaaggggccCTCGAAGCTTGAAAGAAAGATCAGGATAGCTGCACATGGTGTCCATGTCCAGTTGTTACTATGGCACAATGCGCTGAGGAATGCGTGGTGTAGTGacgaggaggtgatggcgatCATGATATCGCATTTACCGCCTAggctgtgggaggaggtggataggtggaggaggagcagtgggttggaggttcagggggaggagccgcCACCAAAGGGGAAGACagctgggaaggggaaaggcgAGGGGAAAGCGAtagagaaggggagggaatgGGGAGCGGCAGCTAAGCATCTTGAAAAAGGAGCTGTCGATATGTCGCATGGAGATCCATTATTCAGACTGATGAAGGTCCTCACATCATGGTGGAAACAACGGTTCAAGATCACGGCACCAGGGCTGCGCAAGCAGGGGTACATGTCCCTAGAACGACTCGACAGAATCACCAAGGCATTCAAGCAAACGAACGGTGACGATCAAGACCGCTTCGGGGAGAAGATTGATGGTTTGGAAGGCTTCAGAAAGCGCGCACAGTCGTGTGCAGGCAGCCGCGATGTTGGTGCCCAGTTATTCACCGCTCTACTACGAGGATTGGGAATCGAAGCTAGATTGGTGGCCAGTCTACAACCCTTGGGATTCGGGTGGAACAAACTCGAGGAAGCCGACcctgaagaggaagagcatTACCTATCGGAAAGCAATCCTGAAAAACCTCCCGTGCCAGTCACCaaactaccaccacccaaagCAAAGAAAACACCTGCCAAACTACCCCCCAAAACAGTCCGATCAACCCGGCATTCCCAAAAACTACCCCCCGAACCCTCCTCCGATCTCGAATCCCTCTCCGACTCCTCCAACGACCTGATAattcctccttccccttccccacctccaacctccccaaccaagaCCCCTAAAAAGGTGTACGATCAAGACTTAGAATACCCCCACTACTGGCTCGAAGCTCTCTCCCCCGCCACCCACAAAtacctccccctcgaccccctcaaacccctcctagccaccaaccccgacctTCTGTCTCACTTTGAACCCCGCGGCTCCAAAGCCGATCGCGCCCGCCAGGTAATGGCATACATCATCGCCCACTCCCCCGACGGCACAGCCAAAGACGTAACCATCCGCTACCTCAAAGGGCAACAACTCCCAGGACGAACCAAAGGCAACCGGCTACCCCCCGAAAAAATTCCCGTGTACGACAAGAACGGGAAAGTGAAACGATACGAGGAGTATGACTGGTtcaagagggtgatgagctCCTACATTCGCGGCCGtgacccctcccacccattGACAGAAGCAGACACCCTCGAAAACGAGACCGATCTCAAACCCGCCGAGCGGGTGGACAAGGTGGtcaaagaaggagaggagacACTGCAGTACTACAAGCAATCCAAAGAGTTTGTGTTGGAACGCCACCtcaagagagaagaagcgCTCCTACCGACCGCGAAACCGGTCAAGATGTTTGTTcaaaacaagaacaagaaaccGGGTGCACAAGGCGAGGCGGTCTACAGCCGTAGAGACATCGTCCAAGTCAAGAGCGCAGAAACATGGCATAAACAGGGACGTGCCCCTAAACAAGGGGAGGCCCCCCTGAAAAAGGTGCCCTATCGAGCAGCGACTACAAATCGGAGAAGGGAGATTGCAGAGGCGGAGTTGGCTACGGGAGCAAAGGTTTTGCAGGGGTTGTATAGTCACGCGCAGACAGACTGGATCATACCGCCGCCAATTCAAGATGGAAAGATACCAAAGAATGAGTATGGGAATATTGATTTGTTTGTCCCAACCATGTGCCCCGAGGGTGCGGTTCATGTTCCTTTAcggggggcggggagggttGCAAGGAGATTGGGGATAGATTAtgcggaggcggtggtggattttgAGTTTGGACATCGGATGGCTGTGCCGGTTATTCAGGGGGTTGTTGTAGCGGAGGAGTTTTATGAGAaaatggtggaggagctggagagggatgaggcggagaggaggaggaaggaggatgagaagaggaggaagagggcgctggggatgtggaggaggatgttgatggggttgaggatTGTGGAACGGTTGGAGGGGCAGTATGGGAATgtcaaggagggggagcaggaaGGGGGTGCGGGACAAATCGGTGGTGACGTGCATAtggcgggagagggggcgggagggtttgaggcggaggaggatcaGATGGCGGGGGGGTTCCTGCCGGAGGGACATGAGGCGGACGActtgggcggcgggggcTTTTTTGCCGAGggccaggaggaggacgagcaACATGGGCGCACAACTTCAGGGTACTTCCCTACCGTCCACtccgatgacgacgacgatgacggggAGGATGTGCTCGAAATTGATCATGGTGATATGAGCGGTGTGTTGAGTGAGGCGGTGAGTCCGAAGCCAGCGTCACTGTCGCCATCGCCTACGCCAGAAATCGAAGAAACCAAGGcgccaccgaggaggagcgcaaggCGGAAGGCGCCGGTCAAGCCCAAAGCCGCGGCGGCTGGTGGAaagcgaggaaggaggaggcgaaacGTTGCGTCAACGAgctccgaggaggaggaaatcgAGGAGGGATACGAGGTTTTTGATTCTGGGGAGGATTAG
- a CDS encoding hypothetical protein (COG:C; EggNog:ENOG503P0TU): MGLKTSKRPFNIAIIGGGIAGLTTALFLHHFCPPGSIEINIYEQAEQYREIGAGINLGVNATKLLHQIGLGDKINAIAGSKDGVFFTLRRWDNSEEITTIYSNDSGKIRQAAVSRAELLQVLLDAIKERKAATLHTKKKCRSVTKTKSAIKITFTDTTTTTSSLLIAADGIHSPIRNQYLPHSPPLYSGKIVYRGLLPFSALPTPWPIQSHHVMWIGPNKHLLVYPISQGETQTLNFVGCITTPEESLGDLKESWSATCPRAELERDFGDCDGIVQELIRLLPEEVSKWKINDREAAEGWVFEQGSVVLVGDAGHPMVPHQSAGAGQAVEDGFVVGRAMGEFLRRGDGKLEDWMGVYERVRMPRANKVQETSRGAGYLYQMQAESMKGMSYDESVPILRDTVQERMKWIWEEELEGVFEEERGRLVGKVEVEGGRGGGGCFCM; the protein is encoded by the exons ATGGGCCTCAAGACTTCAAAACGGCCGTTCAACATAGCCATCATCGGTGGCGGCATCGCGggcctcaccaccgctctcttcctccaccacttcTGCCCCCCAGGCTCAATCGAGATCAACATCTACGAACAAGCAGAACAATACCGCGAAATCGGCGCTGGCATCAACCTCGGCGTCAACgccaccaaactcctccaccaaatcGGCCTAGGCGACAAAATCAACGCTATCGCTGGCTCAAAAGATGGTGTTTTTTTCACCCTTCGACGCTGGGACAACAGCGAGGAGATAACGACCATCTACTCCAATGACTCAGGCAAGATCCGCCAGGCGGCCGTATCACGGGCGGAGTTGCTCCAGGTTCTGCTCGATGCTATCAAGGAGAGAAAAGCAGCGACATTGCACACAAAGAAGAAGTGCCGGTCCGTCACC AAAACAAAATCCGCGATCAAAATAACCTTCACcgacaccacaaccaccacgtcctccctcctcataGCCGCGGACGGCATCCACTCCCCCATCCGCAATCAATACCTCCCTCACAGTCCCCCTCTCTACTCAGGCAAGATAGTTTACCGTGGCCTGTTGCCGTTCTCTGCCTTGCCTACCCCCTGGCCAATTCAATCCCATCATGTTATGTGGATCGGACCAAACAAGCACCTCTTAGTATACCCCATCTCCCAAGGCGAAACCCAAACGTTAAATTTTGTGGGCTGTATCACCACCCCGGAGGAATCCCTCGGAGACCTGAAAGAGTCCTGGTCCGCCACTTGCCCAAGAGCGGAGTTGGAAAGGGATTTTGGGGATTGCGATGGGATAGTACAGGAACTGATCAGGTTActgccggaggaggtgtcAAAGTGGAAGATTAACGAccgggaggcggcggagggttgggtgtttgAACAGGGGAGTGTGGTGCTAGTTGGGGATGCGGGACATCCTATGGTTCCGCATCAGAGTGCGGGGGCTGggcaggcggtggaggatgggtttgttgttgggagggcTATGGGTGAGTTTCTGAGGcggggggatgggaaactGGAAGACTGGATGGGGGTGTATGAACGGGTGAGGATGCCGAGGGCGAATAAAGTGCAGGAGACGAGTCGGGGGGCGGGGTATTTGTATCAGATGCAGGCGGAGAGTATGAAGGGGATGAGCTATGATGAGTCTGTGCCGATTTTGAGGGATACGGTgcaggagaggatgaagtggatttgggaggaggagttggagggggtgtttgaggaggagagggggaggttggttggaaaggtggaggtggagggggggaggggaggagggggttgtttttgtatGTGA
- a CDS encoding hypothetical protein (EggNog:ENOG503NVV0; COG:P) has translation MPNLDVSELNTVLAVLGAFILLYGIISVLIKSRWFLGEALPAVVIGIILGPIAAKFLDSSRWGSAAEGQTSDITLGMARVVIGVQLVIAGFQLPAKYNLHRWKEMALCLLPIMTIMWLCTTLCLLASVPNITLLAALVIGSCVTCTDPILSQAIAKGPFADKFVPRHLREIISSEAGANDGFGFPFLMLAVYLIRHADVPGAGVHSTGTVHERAAQLVTRAGDVGRLGGGVGVALKNWFVETWLYIVLMSVVIGAIVGYGSCLALKFALRRKWVDSESYLLYPTAIGLWLVGICGMLGTDDLLACFVAGNAMNWDGEYLAETLERHDEVNSCMDVLLNFGGFMYIGTIIPWSEFHQPETTGLTYGRLIGLGVLVLLFRRIPAIFMSYKFMPKVVKDWKEAMFMGYFGPIGIGAVFYVEHTRHLFPELGDGDAEETNLVRVMIPVVYWLVLFSIVVHGLSIPSLNVIYNYYGVKPIVEDAVELPRKSMRAPTPVNAAVGDRDTFIAYNRFSRPVFDNVDLPVANDKQMYASDSDENFQKTRVGKRYSRAMV, from the exons ATGCCAAACCTCGATGTCAGCGAGCTCAACACTGTCTTGGCCGTGTTGGGTGCCTTCATCTTGCTCTATGGTATCATTTCAGTCCTCATCAAGAGCAGATGGTTTCTAGGAGAGGCTCTTCCCGCCGTCGTcatcggcatcatcctcggTCCCATCGCCGCCAAATTCCTCGACAGCTCTCGGTGGGGATCCGCGGCTGAGGGGCAAACAAGCGACATCACGCTGGGCATGGCTCGGGTTGTCATCGGAGTGCAGCTCGTCATTGCCGGCTTCCAGCTGCCGGCCAAGTATAACCTGCACAGGTGGAAGGAAATGGCCCTTTGCCTTCTCCCTATCATGACCATCATGTGGTTGTGCACCACGCTTTGCCTGCTGGCTAGCGTGCCCAACATCACACTACTCGCCGCCCTGGTCATCGGTTCTTGCGTGACATGCACCGACCCGATCCTCTCACAGGCCATCGCTAAGGGGCCGTTTGCCGACAAGTTCGTTCCCCGTCATCTACGCGAGATTATTTCCTCCGAGGCTGGCGCCAACGACGGCTTCGGTTTCCCCTTTCTCATGCTTGCCGTCTATCTCATCCGCCATGCCGATGTCCCCGGTGCCGGGGTCCATAGCACCGGAACCGTTCACGAGCGAGCGGCTCAGCTGGTAACTCGTGCAGGAGACGTTGGGAGACTTGGCGGGGGCGTCGGTGTTGCCTTGAAGAACTGGTTTGTCGAGACGTGGCTGTACATTGTGCTTATGTCGGTTGTCATTGGAGCCATTGTCGGCTACGGTTCGTGCCTGGCTCTCAAGTTCGCCCTTCGCCG caAGTGGGTCGACTCGGAGAGCTATCTGCTCTACCCAACGGCCATCGGG CTCTGGCTCGTCGGTATTTGCGGCATGCTCGGCACTGATGACCTTCTCGCCTGCTTCGTCGCCGGAAACGCCATGAACTGGGATGGCGAGTATCTTGCCGAAACTCTGGAGCGCCACGACGAAGTCAACTCTTGCATGGACGTGCTGCTCAATTTCGGCGGCTTCATGTACATTggcaccatcatcccctGGTCCGAGTTCCACCAACCCGAGACGACCGGTCTGACCTACGGCCGTCTCATTGGCCTCGGCGTCCTAGTACTGCTCTTCCGGCGCATTCCCGCCATCTTCATGTCCTACAAGTTCATGCCCAAAGTGGTTAAGGACTGGAAGGAAGCCATGTTCATGGGCTACTTTGGTCCCATTGGCATTGGAGCCGTTTTCTACGTCGAGCACACCCGCCACCTGTTTCCCGAACTCGGCGATGGCGACGCAGAGGAGACGAACCTGGTACGCGTTATGATCCCGGTCGTTTACTGGCTCGTGCTCTTCTCCATTGTGGTGCACGGTCTCTCGATTCCTTCTCTCAATGTGATCTACAATTACTACGGCGTCAAGCCCATCGTCGAAGACGCCGTCGAGCTCCCTCGAAAATCGATGCGCGCGCCCACGCCGGTAAATGCTGCCGTTGGGGACCGCGATACGTTTATCGCGTACAATCGCTTCTCCCGTCCGGTCTTCGACAACGTTGATCTACCAGTGGCCAACGACAAGCAAATGTACGCATCAGATAGCGATGAGAACTTTCAGAAGACGAGGGTGGGGAAGCGGTATTCCCGAGCCATGGTCTAG